The following are from one region of the Phormidium sp. PBR-2020 genome:
- the mgsA gene encoding methylglyoxal synthase has protein sequence MPATLALIAHDAKKDQLVSFAQDYNSILSRYHLIATGTTGQRIENATDLTIERMESGSVGGDTQIAARVVSGDVIAVIFLIDPLYAQPHEPDIQALLRVCNVHNVPLATNLATATAVIQEMATHRVAHLIFNPAAGQGNPDRELAMIREQLQGRLDLNVWITQADTDLKALVNRAIKSGTDLVIASGGDGTVSTVADALMNTEIPLGVIPRGTANAFASALGIPQNVPGACKLLLAGTTRVIDAARCNERTMILLAGIGFEADVVEWADREKKDRWGVLAYLWGGVQRFHEGDQFDAEIEIDGEVRQFRADAITIANLAPPTSILAQGFGETIPDDGVLEITIGTTENRLQALNALTSMVGAAILKTETQRDDIICLRASKLRVTANPAKNIVIDGDVVETTPVEVECLPKALTVIAPLSVQA, from the coding sequence ATGCCCGCCACCCTAGCCCTCATCGCCCACGACGCCAAAAAAGACCAACTGGTGAGTTTCGCCCAAGACTATAACTCGATTCTGAGTCGATATCACCTCATCGCCACCGGAACCACCGGACAACGCATCGAGAACGCCACCGACTTAACCATCGAACGGATGGAATCCGGTTCCGTCGGCGGAGACACCCAAATCGCCGCGCGGGTCGTTTCGGGGGATGTCATTGCCGTTATTTTCCTTATCGATCCCCTCTACGCCCAACCCCACGAACCCGATATTCAAGCCCTGTTACGGGTGTGTAATGTTCATAACGTGCCCCTGGCCACCAACCTAGCCACCGCCACCGCTGTCATTCAGGAGATGGCCACCCACCGCGTTGCTCATCTCATCTTTAACCCCGCCGCCGGCCAGGGCAATCCCGATCGCGAACTAGCAATGATTCGTGAACAACTCCAGGGACGACTGGATCTCAATGTCTGGATTACTCAAGCAGACACTGATTTAAAAGCGTTAGTGAATAGGGCGATCAAATCCGGAACCGATCTCGTCATTGCCTCGGGGGGAGATGGAACCGTCTCAACCGTCGCCGATGCCTTAATGAACACCGAAATTCCCCTGGGGGTGATTCCCCGAGGGACTGCCAACGCCTTTGCCAGTGCCTTGGGGATTCCTCAAAATGTCCCTGGGGCCTGTAAGTTGTTGCTGGCGGGAACCACACGAGTCATTGATGCGGCCCGCTGTAATGAGCGCACCATGATTCTTCTGGCGGGAATTGGCTTTGAGGCGGACGTAGTGGAATGGGCCGATCGCGAGAAGAAAGACCGTTGGGGAGTGTTAGCCTATCTCTGGGGCGGCGTGCAACGGTTCCATGAGGGGGATCAGTTTGACGCGGAAATTGAGATTGACGGGGAAGTGCGTCAATTCCGGGCTGATGCCATTACCATTGCCAACCTGGCCCCACCCACCTCGATTTTGGCCCAGGGCTTTGGGGAGACGATTCCCGATGACGGGGTTTTGGAGATTACCATTGGCACAACGGAAAACCGCTTACAGGCACTTAACGCCCTCACGAGCATGGTGGGAGCAGCAATTTTGAAAACGGAGACCCAACGGGACGATATCATCTGTTTACGGGCATCTAAGCTGCGAGTAACGGCGAATCCGGCAAAGAATATCGTGATTGATGGGGATGTGGTGGAAACCACCCCGGTTGAGGTGGAATGTTTACCGAAGGCGTTAACGGTGATTGCACCGTTGTCGGTTCAGGCTTAA
- a CDS encoding serine/threonine protein kinase, with product MTIPLLLKERYRIIRHLGSGGFGDTFLAEDIQIPSVRYCVVKCLKPVAENLQIYTQIQERFQREAAILEDLGDYHSQIPTLYAYFRDNNLFYLVQEYIEGETLFEHVKKQGKLSESITKKIINSLLDVLEYVHSKNIIHRDIKPDNIILRQETLEPVLIDFGAVKEVMGTVLDNSGNITSSVIVGTPGFMPSEQAIGRPIYSSDVYALGLTAIYALTGKFPHEFANDPLMGTILWRNHVPGVTSTFANVIDRAIHPHASHRFPIVRQMRDALTANHRWEKQGSPSELSEAKTPRQVNSTTASNSQYDQANSTSVTPKMAEWQKAVLTGGVMGLFLIASLVLSQPGDRRDFDRNNTLKDLNEPMKSSSESESETPESPTRNIPSQPSPEPTSIATPQTTPQPPNPRQVRTLGWVRIGAVDIEMSHQTSGASLIRTSQPVTISPPFMPKIGDEVIISNNVNLRVDHPKPPNYRLAEQSSVLPTGQRVIIQDLVRAC from the coding sequence ATGACTATCCCACTCTTACTGAAGGAACGCTATCGAATTATACGTCACTTAGGGTCAGGAGGCTTCGGGGATACATTTTTAGCAGAAGATATTCAAATCCCCTCAGTCCGTTATTGTGTAGTCAAATGTCTCAAGCCTGTTGCTGAAAACCTCCAAATTTATACACAGATTCAAGAGCGATTTCAACGTGAGGCTGCTATCTTAGAAGACTTGGGTGACTATCACTCTCAAATTCCCACTCTTTATGCTTATTTTCGAGATAACAACTTATTTTATTTGGTTCAAGAGTATATCGAGGGTGAAACTCTATTTGAACATGTAAAAAAACAAGGAAAATTGAGTGAAAGTATAACCAAAAAAATCATCAATAGCTTGCTAGATGTGTTGGAGTATGTCCATAGCAAAAATATAATACATCGTGATATCAAGCCGGATAATATTATCCTGAGGCAGGAGACCCTAGAGCCAGTCTTGATAGATTTCGGTGCTGTTAAAGAAGTCATGGGAACTGTTCTGGATAACTCGGGAAATATCACCAGTTCTGTGATTGTGGGAACCCCGGGATTTATGCCTAGTGAACAGGCGATTGGTCGTCCAATTTATAGCAGTGATGTATATGCGTTGGGTTTGACGGCAATTTATGCACTAACAGGGAAATTCCCCCATGAATTTGCCAATGATCCGCTGATGGGAACGATCCTCTGGAGAAACCACGTGCCTGGGGTAACTTCGACATTTGCGAATGTTATCGATCGCGCTATTCATCCTCATGCTTCCCATCGTTTCCCCATTGTGCGTCAAATGCGGGACGCCCTCACCGCCAACCATCGATGGGAAAAACAGGGATCTCCTAGCGAATTATCCGAAGCTAAAACGCCTCGACAGGTAAATTCTACGACAGCTTCTAACTCTCAATATGATCAAGCCAATTCAACATCAGTTACCCCCAAAATGGCTGAATGGCAAAAAGCGGTATTAACCGGGGGAGTTATGGGACTTTTTCTGATTGCAAGTTTGGTTCTTTCACAACCCGGAGATCGTCGTGATTTTGACCGCAACAATACTCTCAAGGATCTCAATGAACCTATGAAATCATCCAGTGAATCTGAAAGCGAAACGCCTGAATCTCCCACCAGGAACATCCCCTCTCAACCGAGTCCTGAACCAACCTCGATCGCAACGCCTCAAACCACTCCACAACCTCCAAATCCTAGACAGGTCAGAACGCTAGGCTGGGTTAGGATTGGAGCGGTTGATATAGAGATGAGTCACCAAACGAGCGGTGCTTCCTTAATTCGGACAAGTCAACCAGTAACGATTTCTCCGCCATTCATGCCCAAAATTGGCGATGAAGTGATTATTTCCAACAACGTTAATTTAAGGGTAGATCATCCCAAACCTCCCAATTATCGACTGGCTGAACAAAGCAGTGTTTTGCCGACGGGTCAACGGGTGATTATCCAGGATTTAGTTAGGGCTTGCTGA
- a CDS encoding ATPase codes for MTDAQHLEDTLLSLDGRGYKAYKDLRGQYQFPDFKLTIDYVQGDPFAAPSQLSVWVPMRVAGFPETLYASLSREVALRDYLTRAFSRACRHVSQKRGTGKSGAIAVCRLGQEVLERTSAFIDEDGVEVRFTVGLPAQGRRILGRQAAEMLCDDIPKLVDRALIYQNLDAAAIKQHVETIEDADWLRSQLSQNNLIAFVADGSILPRRSGVDARPLEENAVPFASPDSLRVEFNRPNGGPITGMGIPRGITLIVGGGYHGKSTLLRAIELGVYNRIPGDGREFVVTDRAAVKIRAEDGRSVRGVDISAFINNLPQGQTTTAFSTENASGSTSQAANIIEAIEAGASALLIDEDTSATNFTIRDRRMQELIAKEHEPITPFVDRVRPLFEEQGISTILVMGGSGDYFEAADTAIAMTHYRPQNVTQHVKDIAAKYDTGRQPDPQSPLTPPTPRYLLPEHLDPSRGKRAVKWQVRDQDEIVFGSDEIDLCAVEQLVDAGQLRAIASAMVYLKQEYSGTDKTLRQMLDEIEGAIASQGLDILAPFPVGNLAQFRRFELAAALNRLRSLHVKE; via the coding sequence ATGACCGACGCTCAACATCTCGAAGATACCCTCCTCAGCCTCGATGGACGGGGCTATAAAGCCTACAAAGACTTGCGGGGACAGTATCAGTTCCCAGACTTTAAGCTGACCATCGACTATGTTCAAGGAGATCCCTTCGCCGCACCGAGTCAGTTGAGTGTCTGGGTTCCCATGCGCGTCGCGGGGTTTCCGGAGACCCTCTACGCCAGTCTCTCGCGGGAAGTGGCCCTACGGGATTATCTAACCCGGGCCTTTTCTCGGGCCTGTCGCCACGTGAGTCAGAAACGGGGAACCGGCAAAAGTGGGGCGATCGCCGTTTGTCGCCTCGGTCAAGAAGTATTAGAACGCACCTCCGCTTTTATCGATGAAGATGGGGTCGAAGTCCGCTTCACCGTAGGACTTCCCGCCCAAGGACGACGCATTTTGGGGCGACAGGCGGCTGAGATGCTTTGTGATGATATCCCGAAACTGGTCGATCGCGCCCTCATCTACCAAAACCTGGATGCAGCTGCCATCAAACAGCACGTGGAAACCATCGAAGATGCCGACTGGCTGCGATCGCAACTCTCCCAAAACAACCTCATCGCCTTCGTCGCCGACGGCTCCATTCTACCCCGCCGCAGTGGTGTCGATGCCCGTCCTCTGGAGGAAAACGCCGTTCCCTTTGCATCTCCCGACTCCCTACGAGTTGAATTTAACCGGCCCAATGGGGGGCCCATCACTGGAATGGGGATTCCTCGGGGAATTACCCTCATCGTCGGAGGGGGCTATCACGGCAAATCCACCCTGTTACGGGCCATTGAACTAGGAGTCTATAATCGCATTCCCGGCGATGGTCGCGAATTTGTCGTCACCGATCGCGCCGCCGTGAAAATTCGCGCCGAAGACGGTCGTTCCGTGCGTGGCGTCGATATTTCAGCCTTTATCAACAACTTACCCCAAGGACAAACCACCACCGCCTTCTCCACCGAAAACGCCAGTGGCAGTACCTCTCAGGCCGCCAATATCATCGAAGCCATTGAAGCCGGGGCCAGCGCCTTACTGATTGACGAAGACACCTCAGCGACCAACTTCACCATCCGCGATCGCCGGATGCAAGAATTGATCGCCAAAGAACATGAACCCATCACCCCCTTCGTCGATCGCGTGCGTCCCCTCTTTGAAGAACAAGGGATTTCCACCATTCTCGTCATGGGAGGAAGTGGCGACTATTTCGAGGCCGCCGATACGGCGATCGCCATGACCCATTATCGTCCCCAAAACGTCACGCAGCACGTCAAAGACATCGCCGCCAAGTATGACACCGGCCGCCAACCGGACCCCCAATCACCGCTGACCCCACCCACCCCTCGCTATCTCCTCCCCGAACATCTCGACCCCAGTCGGGGCAAACGAGCCGTCAAATGGCAAGTACGAGACCAGGATGAAATCGTTTTTGGCAGCGATGAGATTGACCTCTGCGCCGTTGAACAACTGGTGGATGCCGGACAGTTGCGGGCCATTGCCTCGGCAATGGTCTATCTCAAACAGGAATACTCAGGAACTGATAAGACCCTCAGACAGATGTTAGACGAAATTGAGGGGGCGATCGCCTCCCAAGGCTTAGATATCCTCGCCCCCTTCCCCGTCGGCAATCTGGCCCAATTCCGTCGTTTTGAACTCGCCGCCGCCTTAAACCGCCTCCGATCTCTTCACGTCAAAGAGTGA
- a CDS encoding fasciclin domain-containing protein, with protein sequence MNSTRRFQWLTGAMVLLSASTLAMNPSRADMTTNEPTQALETEVAQMGVGNLVDSLAGQGDMNTLLQLAELAGMADTLANDGPFTLFAPTDQAFQDLPQSVVNALTDPANRDLLQDVLGMHVVPEVLEANDIRNQLLNTLNGPVNARVQGNRVNVGPARVIDTDIPADNGVIHKIDTVIVPGDLQSRLDERSTTTTTTERETTTTTETTTTTPRPTPTPQAAPRTFPVTW encoded by the coding sequence ATGAACTCTACGCGTCGATTTCAATGGCTTACAGGGGCAATGGTTCTTCTGAGTGCTAGCACTTTGGCCATGAACCCCAGTCGGGCGGACATGACGACGAACGAACCTACCCAAGCTTTAGAGACGGAAGTGGCTCAAATGGGTGTGGGGAATCTCGTGGATTCTCTGGCGGGTCAAGGAGATATGAACACGCTGTTGCAACTGGCAGAGTTGGCGGGGATGGCAGATACTCTCGCTAATGATGGTCCGTTTACCTTGTTTGCCCCCACGGACCAAGCGTTTCAGGATTTACCTCAGTCCGTGGTTAACGCTCTAACTGATCCGGCTAACCGTGATTTGTTGCAGGATGTCTTAGGGATGCACGTTGTACCGGAAGTCCTCGAAGCCAATGACATTCGCAACCAATTGTTGAACACCCTCAACGGTCCCGTGAATGCTAGGGTTCAAGGGAATAGGGTCAATGTTGGCCCGGCTCGGGTGATTGATACGGATATTCCCGCCGATAATGGGGTTATCCACAAGATTGACACGGTGATTGTTCCCGGTGATTTGCAATCTCGGTTAGACGAACGCTCCACGACGACCACCACTACGGAACGGGAAACCACTACGACAACGGAAACGACGACGACAACTCCTCGCCCCACTCCTACGCCTCAAGCCGCACCCCGGACTTTCCCGGTCACTTGGTAG
- a CDS encoding zinc ribbon domain-containing protein: MSSCPRCQQRVRDDAVSCPHCGYQLKAFGHPGIPLHRANPEEPLCLTCTYHLDDSCNFPKRPHAQTCTLYQNINEPVLTTPPRRKPAPWYRRHPLLVGFLALLTISLLLALVS, translated from the coding sequence ATGTCCTCTTGTCCCCGATGCCAGCAACGAGTTCGCGATGATGCCGTCTCCTGTCCTCATTGTGGCTATCAACTCAAAGCCTTTGGTCATCCGGGGATTCCCCTGCATCGAGCCAATCCCGAGGAACCTCTCTGTCTCACCTGCACCTATCACCTCGACGACAGTTGCAATTTCCCCAAACGGCCCCACGCCCAAACCTGCACCCTCTACCAAAACATCAACGAGCCAGTCTTAACGACTCCCCCCCGACGCAAACCGGCCCCCTGGTATCGCCGCCATCCGCTACTGGTCGGCTTTCTGGCACTCCTTACGATTAGTCTTTTGTTAGCATTGGTGAGTTGA
- a CDS encoding cell wall metabolism sensor histidine kinase WalK — MIKNWWSEFTLQTKLMAAATLVVSLIVSGLTFWATNTIQQDARLNDTRFGRDLGLLLAANVTQLIAEDNKTELARFSSQFYSSTSSVRYILYADEEGRIFFGIPYSEATVQNSLQIQRRMQLPEEMGRSQQPFVRQHNTPNGQVTDVFVPLVQGDRHLGVMAVGINPNPTVVTSSGLTRDVTIAVFVSIWVMVILGAVFNALTITRPIKELLVGVKNIASGDFRQRIDLPFGGELGELIESFNEMAERLERYEEQNIEELTAEKAKLETLVSTIADGAVLLDNQMNVVLVNPTARRIFGWDDHALIGTNVLHAFPAAIQVELTRPMYQMAKGERDSGEFRISISEPTPRMIRILVTTVLDRERENVKGIAITVQDITREVELNEAKSQFISNISHELRTPLFNIKSFIETLHEYGDDLSDRERREFLETANHETDRLTRLVNDVLDLSRLESCRIYRLEPLDIVQPIEQTLRTYQLNAKDKEIELKQEVEEELPSVLGHYDLLLQVFANLVGNALKFTEAGGKVIVRAYLLSSLTPEESHTMEGQTRYVRVEIADTGIGIGEEDREAIFDRFFRVENRVHTLEGTGLGLSIVRNIIDKHHTNVNLVSEVGVGTTFWFDLAVAEESSKPGSIPIDATPQLTVEG; from the coding sequence ATGATTAAGAACTGGTGGTCGGAGTTCACCCTCCAGACCAAACTCATGGCGGCTGCAACGCTTGTCGTATCGTTGATTGTGAGCGGTTTGACGTTTTGGGCAACCAACACAATTCAGCAAGATGCACGGCTCAATGACACCCGCTTCGGGCGAGATTTGGGACTGTTGTTGGCCGCCAATGTCACCCAACTGATTGCCGAGGACAATAAAACAGAACTGGCTCGCTTTAGTAGTCAGTTCTATAGCAGTACCTCCAGTGTTCGCTATATTCTTTACGCTGACGAGGAGGGTCGCATCTTTTTCGGTATCCCCTATTCTGAAGCGACGGTTCAGAACTCCCTCCAGATTCAACGGCGGATGCAACTCCCGGAGGAAATGGGGCGATCGCAACAGCCCTTTGTGCGCCAACATAATACCCCCAATGGCCAAGTCACCGATGTGTTTGTGCCCTTGGTTCAGGGCGATCGCCATTTAGGGGTCATGGCCGTGGGAATTAACCCCAATCCCACTGTCGTCACCTCCTCTGGCTTGACGCGGGATGTCACCATTGCGGTGTTTGTTTCCATCTGGGTGATGGTGATTCTCGGGGCTGTTTTTAACGCGCTCACCATTACCCGTCCCATCAAAGAACTCCTCGTTGGGGTGAAGAACATCGCCTCAGGGGACTTTCGTCAACGAATCGATTTACCCTTTGGCGGTGAGTTAGGGGAACTGATCGAGAGTTTCAATGAGATGGCGGAACGTCTCGAACGCTACGAAGAACAAAATATCGAAGAACTCACCGCCGAAAAAGCCAAACTGGAAACTCTGGTGTCCACCATTGCCGACGGGGCCGTGTTATTGGACAATCAGATGAACGTGGTCTTAGTCAACCCCACCGCTCGCCGCATCTTCGGTTGGGATGACCACGCACTAATTGGAACCAATGTCTTGCACGCCTTCCCTGCCGCGATTCAAGTAGAACTGACGCGTCCCATGTATCAAATGGCCAAGGGAGAACGGGATAGCGGCGAATTTCGCATTTCGATCAGCGAACCCACCCCGCGCATGATTCGCATTCTCGTCACCACCGTTTTAGATCGGGAACGAGAAAATGTCAAAGGCATTGCCATTACCGTTCAAGATATCACCCGAGAAGTTGAATTAAACGAAGCCAAAAGTCAGTTTATTAGTAATATCTCCCACGAACTACGAACGCCGTTATTTAACATCAAATCCTTTATTGAAACCCTCCATGAATACGGCGATGATTTGAGCGATCGCGAACGGCGAGAGTTCCTAGAAACAGCGAACCACGAAACCGATCGCCTCACTCGCTTAGTGAATGATGTCCTCGATTTATCCCGTCTTGAATCCTGCCGTATTTACCGACTAGAACCCCTTGATATTGTCCAACCCATTGAGCAAACCTTACGCACCTATCAACTCAATGCCAAGGACAAAGAAATCGAGTTAAAACAAGAGGTTGAAGAAGAATTGCCTTCTGTATTAGGTCATTACGATCTGCTGTTACAAGTCTTTGCCAACTTAGTGGGAAATGCGCTCAAATTCACTGAAGCTGGCGGTAAGGTGATTGTCCGTGCCTATCTCCTCTCCTCCCTAACCCCAGAAGAAAGCCATACAATGGAGGGGCAAACTCGCTATGTCCGAGTTGAAATTGCCGATACCGGAATTGGCATTGGTGAAGAAGACCGAGAGGCAATTTTTGACCGGTTTTTCCGAGTTGAAAACCGAGTTCATACCCTAGAAGGAACCGGTTTAGGTCTGTCGATTGTCCGCAACATCATTGATAAGCACCACACCAATGTCAACCTAGTCAGTGAAGTGGGCGTAGGAACCACCTTCTGGTTTGATTTAGCGGTGGCTGAGGAGTCCTCGAAACCGGGCAGCATTCCCATTGATGCCACTCCCCAGCTTACGGTGGAGGGTTAG
- a CDS encoding NAD-dependent epimerase/dehydratase family protein codes for MVREVFVTGGTGFIGAHVVRSLLESNYRVRALVRPQSRLDNLAGLDIEPVTGDVNSPELTQLMQGCDAVCHVAAHYSLWRRDRDRLHQVNVLGTRHVLQSAQAAGVERVVYTSSVAAIGVKPGGQVADETYQSPPHRLISAYKRSKYWAEQEAYQAIERGQDIVIVNPSTPIGPRDIKPTPTGDIIRRFLQRRMPAYVNTGLNFIDVRDVARGHVLALEKGKTGERYILGHQNLSFKAFLDKLAHHSGLDAPRYTVPLWLPLAVAWVDEILLSKLGKSPSVPLDGVRMSAEPMYYDASKAVRDLGLPQSDLDEAIAAAINWMEE; via the coding sequence GTGGTTAGAGAGGTTTTTGTCACCGGGGGAACGGGATTTATTGGGGCCCATGTGGTGCGATCGCTCCTAGAGTCGAACTATCGAGTTCGCGCCCTTGTGCGTCCTCAGAGTCGTCTCGATAACTTAGCGGGCCTGGATATTGAACCGGTGACGGGAGATGTCAACAGCCCCGAGTTAACCCAACTAATGCAAGGTTGCGATGCCGTCTGTCATGTGGCGGCCCACTATTCCCTCTGGCGACGCGATCGCGATCGTCTGCATCAGGTGAATGTCCTGGGAACCCGTCACGTCTTGCAATCTGCCCAAGCGGCTGGAGTTGAACGAGTGGTGTACACCAGTTCCGTGGCGGCTATTGGTGTCAAACCCGGAGGACAGGTGGCGGACGAAACCTATCAAAGTCCCCCCCATCGTCTCATCAGTGCCTATAAACGGTCTAAATACTGGGCAGAACAAGAGGCCTATCAAGCCATCGAGAGAGGACAAGATATCGTCATCGTCAACCCCAGCACTCCCATCGGCCCGCGAGACATCAAACCCACCCCCACCGGAGACATTATCCGACGCTTTCTCCAACGACGAATGCCGGCCTACGTCAACACCGGCTTAAACTTTATCGATGTGCGAGATGTGGCCCGAGGTCATGTTTTAGCCTTAGAGAAGGGCAAAACGGGAGAACGCTACATCCTCGGCCATCAAAATCTCAGCTTCAAGGCCTTCTTAGACAAACTGGCCCATCACAGCGGCCTCGATGCGCCCCGGTACACCGTCCCTCTCTGGCTTCCCCTCGCCGTCGCCTGGGTCGATGAAATCCTCTTAAGCAAATTGGGTAAATCCCCCTCTGTCCCCCTCGATGGGGTGAGAATGTCAGCCGAACCCATGTATTACGATGCCAGTAAAGCAGTACGCGACCTCGGTTTACCCCAGTCTGATCTCGATGAGGCGATCGCCGCTGCTATCAATTGGATGGAAGAATAG
- a CDS encoding ATP-binding cassette domain-containing protein has translation MSIITLQSIAKDFGIKEILRDASLSVDSQDKIGLIGTNGSGKSTLLKILAGIEPYNQGERLVNRNKRVIYLPQQPEIDPDRTVLEQVFADCGSKMQIVREYEALSHHLSRASGDDLDRLLKQLTRITEQMNAANAWDLETEAKIILSKLGIEDLEVKVGTLSGGYRKRIALAAALLAEPDLLLMDEPTNHLDAESVDWLQSYLQRYPAALVLVTHDRYFLDQVTTRILEVDRGDLYSYSGNYSYYLEKKALAEEVAASQERKHAGVLRRELAWLRQGPKARSTKQNARIQRIEGMQDVEFKQQIGKVDISTPSRRIGKKVIELEGVSKSYGDRQLFKDVTYSFERQDRIGIIGGNGTGKSTLLNIITGRLEPDSGTVEIGETIHFGYFDQHSEDLVESANQNQRVIDYVQEDATLVKTADGSIITASQMLERFLFPSSQQYVPLHKLSGGEKRRLFLLRVLMTAPNVLILDEPTNDLDVQTLGVLEEYLEDFNGCAIVVSHDRYFLDRTVNKIFALEPTGRLRQYPGNYSIYLDYKKLEAERAAKAAETAAANTAKVSPAPAPSKSVSQKNSASGLSYKEKRELEQLEGQIPDLEEQKAKLEVQLYQNPPDDHVALETLSHELAALSSQIEESTVRWMELAEKE, from the coding sequence ATGAGTATCATCACCCTACAATCGATTGCCAAAGACTTTGGTATTAAAGAAATCTTACGGGATGCCAGTCTCAGTGTGGATTCTCAGGACAAAATCGGCTTAATTGGCACGAATGGCTCCGGCAAATCCACCCTCCTCAAGATATTAGCTGGAATCGAACCTTACAACCAGGGAGAACGTCTAGTCAACCGCAACAAACGGGTGATTTACTTACCCCAACAGCCTGAAATTGACCCCGATCGCACCGTCTTAGAACAAGTCTTTGCCGATTGTGGCTCAAAAATGCAGATTGTGCGGGAGTATGAAGCTCTGTCTCATCACCTGTCCCGGGCCTCAGGAGATGACCTCGATCGCCTCCTGAAACAACTGACTCGCATCACCGAACAAATGAATGCGGCCAATGCCTGGGATTTGGAAACCGAAGCCAAAATCATCCTCTCCAAACTAGGAATTGAGGACTTAGAGGTCAAAGTGGGAACCCTCTCCGGCGGCTATCGAAAACGCATTGCCCTCGCCGCCGCCCTACTCGCAGAACCCGACTTACTGCTGATGGACGAACCCACCAACCACCTCGATGCCGAATCCGTCGATTGGCTTCAAAGTTACCTACAACGCTATCCGGCTGCCTTAGTTTTGGTAACTCACGATCGCTATTTTCTCGACCAAGTCACCACCCGTATTTTAGAAGTGGATCGGGGCGATTTATACAGCTATTCCGGCAACTATTCCTATTATCTCGAAAAGAAAGCCCTCGCCGAAGAAGTCGCCGCCAGTCAAGAACGGAAACACGCCGGAGTTTTACGACGGGAACTAGCCTGGTTGCGACAAGGACCGAAAGCACGCAGCACCAAACAAAATGCCCGGATTCAACGGATTGAAGGGATGCAAGATGTTGAGTTTAAGCAACAGATTGGCAAAGTCGATATTTCCACCCCCAGCCGTCGCATTGGCAAGAAAGTCATCGAGTTAGAGGGAGTCAGTAAATCCTACGGCGATCGCCAACTCTTTAAGGATGTCACCTATAGTTTTGAGCGTCAAGATCGCATTGGCATCATTGGCGGCAATGGAACCGGGAAATCCACCCTCCTCAACATTATCACCGGGCGACTAGAACCCGACAGCGGCACCGTTGAGATTGGCGAAACCATCCATTTTGGCTATTTCGATCAACATTCGGAAGACCTAGTCGAATCCGCCAACCAAAATCAGCGAGTGATTGACTATGTTCAGGAAGATGCCACCCTCGTCAAAACCGCCGACGGCAGCATTATCACCGCCTCCCAAATGCTAGAACGGTTCCTGTTTCCATCGAGTCAGCAATATGTCCCGTTGCATAAACTCTCCGGGGGCGAAAAGCGGCGGTTATTCTTGCTGCGAGTGTTAATGACAGCTCCCAATGTATTGATTTTAGACGAACCCACCAATGATTTAGACGTACAAACCTTAGGGGTATTAGAAGAGTATTTAGAAGACTTTAATGGCTGTGCCATTGTCGTCTCCCACGATCGCTATTTTCTCGATCGCACCGTCAACAAAATCTTTGCCCTAGAACCCACTGGACGGCTACGCCAATATCCTGGCAATTATTCCATCTACCTGGATTACAAAAAACTAGAAGCCGAACGAGCCGCCAAGGCCGCCGAAACCGCTGCCGCCAATACCGCCAAAGTCTCCCCCGCACCTGCACCCAGCAAGTCTGTGAGTCAGAAAAATTCCGCCTCGGGGCTATCTTACAAAGAGAAGCGGGAACTCGAACAGCTAGAAGGACAAATCCCAGATTTGGAAGAACAGAAAGCCAAATTAGAGGTTCAACTCTATCAAAATCCCCCAGATGACCATGTCGCCCTAGAGACTCTATCCCATGAACTCGCGGCGTTGAGTTCGCAGATTGAGGAGTCGACGGTTCGCTGGATGGAGTTGGCGGAGAAAGAGTAG
- a CDS encoding anti-sigma regulatory factor yields MIQIQRWFEDFCLQQPRLAHWSDDRLYCLKLAIAEGFSNAVRHAHRHRSLETPIDVELSLERDRLEIRIWDWGHPFNPDQVPEPEPGTLRQGGYGWFLLRRLCDRVTYQRDRYGRNCLLLEQKIEES; encoded by the coding sequence ATGATTCAGATTCAGCGGTGGTTTGAGGACTTTTGTTTACAACAGCCGAGACTCGCCCATTGGTCAGATGATCGCCTCTATTGTCTTAAATTAGCGATTGCCGAGGGATTTAGTAACGCCGTTCGTCATGCTCATCGTCACCGTTCCCTGGAGACACCCATTGATGTGGAACTCTCCCTAGAGCGCGATCGCCTAGAAATCCGCATCTGGGATTGGGGTCATCCCTTCAACCCCGATCAGGTCCCAGAACCGGAACCGGGAACCCTGCGTCAGGGGGGATATGGCTGGTTTTTGCTGCGGCGGCTGTGCGATCGCGTCACCTATCAGCGCGATCGCTATGGCCGTAACTGCCTTTTGTTAGAACAGAAGATCGAGGAGTCCTAA